A single region of the Pontimicrobium sp. SW4 genome encodes:
- a CDS encoding prepilin-type N-terminal cleavage/methylation domain-containing protein translates to MLLTNKLRSNLQEQLNRELKIQAFTLSEMSAVLVITSIVVGIAFSVLSLVQTHMHSIQNNLENINEINRLNQSIWIDFNKYSKITYSSKNGILAFVSELDSITYKFTQKGIIKKEDTFYLQVFKKQFYFDGSLVKEGLVDAIKIETSKGYQGKNLFIFNNNDASLFMN, encoded by the coding sequence ATGCTACTAACAAACAAACTAAGAAGCAACTTACAAGAACAATTGAATAGAGAACTAAAAATACAGGCATTTACACTTAGCGAAATGAGCGCGGTTTTAGTGATTACAAGTATTGTAGTAGGTATTGCTTTTTCAGTATTGTCATTGGTACAAACTCACATGCATTCCATTCAAAATAACTTAGAAAACATCAATGAAATTAATAGGTTAAATCAATCTATATGGATTGATTTTAATAAGTATTCTAAAATTACCTATAGCAGTAAAAATGGAATATTGGCTTTTGTGTCTGAACTAGATTCAATTACTTATAAGTTTACTCAGAAAGGAATCATCAAAAAGGAAGATACATTTTATCTTCAAGTCTTTAAAAAACAGTTTTATTTTGATGGTAGCTTAGTGAAAGAAGGTCTTGTTGATGCAATTAAAATAGAAACATCTAAAGGATACCAAGGTAAAAATCTATTTATTTTTAATAACAATGATGCTTCATTATTTATGAACTAA